The Symphalangus syndactylus isolate Jambi chromosome 8, NHGRI_mSymSyn1-v2.1_pri, whole genome shotgun sequence genome includes a window with the following:
- the LOC129487411 gene encoding small ribosomal subunit protein uS10, translating to MAFKDTGKTPVEPEVAIHRIRITLTSRNVKSLEKVCADLIRGAKEKNLKVKRPVRMPTKTLRITTRKIPCGEGSKTWDRFQMRIHKRLIDLHSPSEIVKQITSISIEPGVEVEVTIADA from the coding sequence ATGGCTTTTAAGGATACCGGAAAAACACCCGTGGAGCCAGAGGTGGCAATTCACCGAATTCGAATCACCCTAACAAGCCGCAACGTAAAATCCCTGGAAAAGGTGTGTGCTGACTTGATCAGAGGCGCAAAAGAAAAGAATCTCAAAGTGAAAAGACCAGTTCGAATGCCTACCAAGACTTTGAGAATCACTACAAGAAAAATTCCTTGTGGTGAAGGTTCTAAGACATGGGATCGTTTCCAGATGAGAATTCACAAGCGACTCATTGACTTGCACAGTCCTTCTGAGATTGTTAAGCAGATTACTTCCATCAGTATTGAGCCAGGAGTTGAGGTGGAAGTCACCATTGCAGATGCTTAA